The genomic stretch ATGGGGAAGTTATCAGTACGCCAGAAGGGATGTGTAAATTAGCTCACGACTACTTTATTGATTTATTTCAAAAGAAGCCAAGTTCTCGGGACCGGGTTCTTCAAGCTATTAACACAACCATTTCTACTGAAGATAATGATATGTTGACTAATATGTTCGTTATTACTGAATTTAAAGAGGCTATTTTTTCTATGTAAGCTGATAAAAGTTTGGGTCCGAATGGGTTTAATCCCGGCTTCTACCATCAGTTTTGAGATATATGTGGGGTCAAAATCTTTAATGCTAGTTGCTTATGGCTTGAAAGCGGTATTTTTCCTGATAAGCTCAATTCGACAAATATCACTCTTATTCCGAAAGGAGATTCCCAAACTAGCATGAAAGATTGGAGACTGATTGCATTGTGTAATGTCTTGTATAAGATCATAGCTAAAGTTCTTGCTAATCGGCTTAAGAGAGTCCTTGACAAATGTATTTTTGATAACCAATCGGCTTTTGTGCCGGGAAGATCTATTTTGGACAATGCCATGGAAGCTATTGAGGTGGTGCATCTTATGAAGGCTAAGACTAGAGGTAAGACTGATGACATAGCTCTTAAACTTGATATCAACATAGCTTACGATATAATTGATTGGGACTATATTAAGGATGTGCTTTCCACTATGGGCTTCTATTAGAAATGGATTGGGGGGGTTATGCTTTTTGTAGAAACTGTTGATTATTCTGTGGGTGTGAATGGTAATCTGGTGGGTCCGATTGTTTCGGGTTGGGGTTTGAGGCAAGGCAACCCTTTGTCCccgtatttgtttattttgtgctCTGAAGGACTTTCAGCCCTTATTATTCAAGCAGAAGCACGAGGAGATATTCACGGTGTTAAAATTTGCAAGAATGCTCCCATTATCTCTCATTTACTTTTTGCCgatgatttttttcttttcttcagagCAGCTATTAGCGAAGCACATATGATGAAGAATATTCTTACCACTTATGAAGAAGCCTCCGGTCAAACTATCAATTTCCAGAAGTCTGAATTCTATTTTAGTATAAATGTTGATTCCGGGCTAAGAAATCTCTTGGCTGGTACCTTAGAAGTTCAACAAGTATTAGGTACCGGGAAATATCTTGGAGTCCCCTCTATGATAGGAAGAAACAGGAAAGCTACTTTCAAGTTTATCAAAGACagaatttggaagaagataaaCTCTTGGAGTAGTCGAAGTCTCTCGCAAGCAGGTAGGGAAACGCTTATAAAATCTGTTCTCCAATCTATTCCGACATAAATTATGAGTATTTTCTTACTTCCTTCCTTCTTGATTGATGAAATTGAAAAAATTTTGAATTCGTTCTGGTGGGGTCATACAAAAGATAATTCAAAAGCTATTCATTGGTTATCGTGGGACAGGTTGTCTATGCCTAAGAAAGTTGGTGGTATGGGGTTCAAAAATCTAAGTGCTTTCAATTATGTCGTGTTAAGCAAACAAGCTTGGAGCCTTATGACTAAGCCTAACACTCTGGTTTCGTGCCTTTACAAGGCTAGATACTTTCCCAATTGTGATTTTCTAAAATCAGAGATTGGACATAATCCGAGTTATGTTTGGCGTAGTATTTGGAGTGCTAAATTTATGGTGCAAGGAGGTTACAAATGGAGCATTGGTACGGGCGAGTGCATCTCGGTTTGGGATCAAAACTAGTTATATGATAGTTCTGCGGTTTCTAATTTGTGGCCCGACAATCCGATGGTGGAAAATCTCAAAGTTTCGGATCTTATTAACCCAACTGGTAAACATTGGAAGTTGAATTTGATTTATCCGTTAGTAGGTGGTGAAGTGGCGCAGAAAATTGTCAACACTCCATTATTCGAAGCGGTTCATGAGGATAAAATGGTTTGGAATCTTGAAAAGAACTGTATTTTTTGTGCGTAGTTCCTATCGTTTCTGTGTCAACGAAGCCATAGACACCTCTCATCTGTGTATAAATGAAAATTGGGATTTAATTTGGAAGATGAAGATCCCTCCAAGAGTTAAGAACTTCCTGTGGCGTTTATGTAGAAATTATGTCCCTACTAGAACGCGTCTCATTGACAAAGGTGTCGGGTGTCCTGATAGTTGTGTGATATGTGGGAATGGTTATGAGAATAATAATCATTTATATTTTTAGTGTCCTAAGAGTATCGTCTGTTGGGAAAAAGTGGGGCTTTGGCAAACTATTCAACACTTAGTCAACAACGAAGGAGATTTTGTTTctgttgttttttcttttctgCAGGTATCTAATCATGAAAATCAGGCGGTCTTTTCAACTATTTTGTGGAGTATTTGGAAAAGTAGAAACAATGCTCTTTGGAATCAAATCGAGGATTCTCCAGATAATATCTGCTTGCGAGGTTTGCATCTTTTATCAGGTTGGAGAGACGCACAAGAGGCCAAGAACATAGCTTCTCCTATAGATCAATCGGTATCTAATCCTAAATGGTGCAAGCCACCCAGCAGTTGGCTAAAATGCAACAGTGATGCATCTTTTTCTAGTAATAAGGTTGGTATATGTGACTGTATCAGAAACGATGAGGGTATGTTTATTACAGCACGGACGAAATGGTTTTCTCCTATTACTGATGTTGATACCGGCGAAGCTCTAGGTCTCTTGGCTGCTATTAATTGGGTTTTGGACCTGGGCTATGATAATGTGGTTTTCAAATCGGACTCTAAAAGTGTAGTGGATAGTGTGACTATTCCTAAGCCAAACGACTCAGATTTCGGCGCCATTACTCGAGTTTGTTTTCAGCTTCTGACTCACTCTAATGAGGTTGCTCATGCTTTGGCTAAGACAGCTCCATCTCTTGCTAGTTTCCATATTTTTAACGATGTACCTACTTGTATTTACAatcttattattaatgaaatggtTTAGTTTCTTGTTGtcaaaaaatacaatatatatctaaattgtataaaataatacttgaatatttattataagagaaaaaataatataatacgatgaaagaatgttgattatattaatgaataatatttaaaagagaaagatcgaatagaatagagataaaatttagtgaggtgagaaaaattaatatgttatttgagagtaagataatataaatatttaatattttaaaaaaatttataattatgtgggcctaatgggctacccacggcTCATATTgactagccctaatgggtagcgaACTTTTGAGGGTTGGGCTAAAAAGACCCTGAAAAATATGGACTATAAATTTAACGCCCGAGCCCTATAATTTTTCGGGTCtgacttgttagaacaagaattgttctgatcaataatcttagttttgatgataacaatgtatatgaattttgctctagataatgtggtactctaatcctatgcaatttccttttcaggaaatatataaagagtatgcacaaatcagcgctaagaagctttgactcagaaggttcagtatgcaacttcagcacatggtctggcaagacatcagaagatggtcaagcagaatcagaacatggtcttttagaagcatcagaagaacttgaattcagaagcagaagcactgaagtcatggaatcacgctcagaagcatatcaagaccagaagatcagaagatgctctgcaccaagctgtttgtactctgatgattttcaacgtagtatttacaaagaacaaatcagaatcaagtactagatggcaggctacgctgactgacaaaaggaacgttagaagctattaaaggcaatgtcagtagtcacagcaaaagcaaggctcgaggtagttgacaaaacagtgaaacattaaatgcaatgctgtacggaatacgcaaagcattaaatgctcccaacggtcatcttctcaaaacgcctataaatatgaagttttgatgagaagcaaggttacgaatcctgaacgaatttattctgaaaaacttgctgaaacgttgttcaactcaaagctcag from Vicia villosa cultivar HV-30 ecotype Madison, WI linkage group LG4, Vvil1.0, whole genome shotgun sequence encodes the following:
- the LOC131597643 gene encoding uncharacterized mitochondrial protein AtMg00310-like, which gives rise to MSIFLLPSFLIDEIEKILNSFWWGHTKDNSKAIHWLSWDRLSMPKKVGGMGFKNLSAFNYVVLSKQAWSLMTKPNTLVSCLYKARYFPNCDFLKSEIGHNPSYVWRSIWSAKFMVQGGYKWSIGTGECISVWDQN